CACATGATTGACCCCGTCAAAAGCTCCGCAGATAAGCCCCACCCTTGTTCCATCAGGTAGCAGCAAAACATCATCGCTCCTACCCTGAATTTCAGTAATACTAGCATCTGGAGCATAACCCTGCTGTGCCTGATCGGTAAGCAGTATATCATCTACCTTGTAGCGAATAAGAGGGAAGCTATCGTTAATCAGGCCGGTAGTAATTACATGTTCTTTCTCAAACTCATTGACAGAATAAAGCGAAAGCTGATCGTATGAGCCTTCGCTATTTTGTTGTAGAGCTATGGTACGTTCAGCATTACCGTACCAGTCTGCTATTTTTGTATTAAAGACTCTTTCTACCTTTTCTCGCTGATAACTATAGAGCGTCTCGGAAGAAGTGAAAACGGCAGGTATATGAAGCTGTTTGTTTAAGAGAGTAAAGAAGTTTGCCAAAGATTCTACTGAACTGGGATAAGCAAAGATGGCATTGGGTTTAAATTCCTTAATTCTGTTATAATACCACTCTGCATTTTGTAATTTAAGTTGGTAGCTGGAAAGATATAGTGTTTTGGTAAATGGATCGTAGCGCTCCTTTTCAAAAAAGTTAAGATTCGCCCGCATTACCAATGTTTTCATCCCTGGCTTATGGCCATATTGCATTCTATGGGTCCACAGGTAGGCTCCCTCCTCAACGATAGATTCATAGTTGCGATATACCCGTACAGTATAACCGGAGGTACCGCTGGTATTTGCTTTAAACCTGTTGAGCTTGCTTCCTATAAAGATATGCTCACGATTGGGCACCACATCGTGCTTAGTAATTACAGGAAGGTACTGTAGATCGCGTACAGATTTAATCTTATCTACATTAACACGATGTTTTTGATACAGGTGAGCGTAAAACTGAGATTTGTGATAAGCCTTATGAACCAGGGCTATTAGCCTTTTCTCCTGCTCAGCTTTTAGCTCCGATGCTGAATACTTGTTTAGGTTCTGAATAACTCTAAGCCTCTTATAAAAGTAAGGGCTGTATCTAAGCTGTTTTTCAAAAAACTGATTTACAAGTCTTCGCATAAGAACATAAATTTATATTGTAAGAAACCAACACAAATCTTACATATAAATTTATAACTTTTAATTTATATTCAAATGTAAATTAGTATTATATCCCTATTATTGTTTAGTAACACACAAATAAATCTACTATTAGTATACTTTTATATAATCACACCATTGTATTTTATATAAAATTTTATGTGGTAAACATCAATAAACACCACATATTATTAATATAATAATACATCCCTATAATTTTAAAAACAGTACAATAACTTGGATATAACAAACTGACTAATGCTTAAAAGCACACCTCAGAAAGTTCGTTTTTAATAATATACTTACAGGAAGGTTTAGTGCTCATAAAAAAAGGCTGAAACGAATACCCGCCAGCAGGCAGGTACCCGTTCTATCAGCCTCTTCTTTGTTCACTCTATATTCAGTTGCTGAAAATAGTGCTATATGTTAGTAGTTGGATGCCAGTGCTTCTTCCGCCTCTATGGCTTTTGTCTGAGAAAACTGGAAGTTTAAGGGATCCATTTCGTATGCTTTAGTAAAATGCTCTCTGGCTTTATCAAATTTTTTGACCGCCATAAAGTAATCTCCTTTAGAGTCGTATGGATTAGCCAGTTCAGGAGCCAATTCAAGATATTTATCAAAAGCTAGCCGGGCGCTTTCAAAATCTTCCTGCTGCATATAATAATAACCCTTTAGATTATATGCCCAGGCAAAGCTTTCGTTTTTGTCCAGAATGGCGCTCAGCGTAGCATACATTTTTTCTTCATTACCTGCCTTAAAATACAGATTGGCCAATGCAGCGTTTAAAAACTCACAGTCAGGGTATTTTTCTGCCAGTATCTCAAAATAAGGTAAAGCATGTCTTTTGTGAATCAGTGCATTTATACCTTCAAGATAAGTCTGCTCAGGATAAGTTAGAGCATAGTAGCGTACATTAGCTCTAGACATAAGTGCCTTGGCTTTTAAGGTATCTTTACTATAGGTGGTCCAGGCTTTAGTAGCTAAGGCGACTGCAAATTCGGGGTCTTCCGCGATAGCTTCGTTAAATAGCTTTTCGCTATCAATATATTGCAGGTTTAAATACTTTTCTGCCGCCTCGTTATACTTATCTAATGCAAGCTGTGAGCGGGAGGTTACAGGGAACGAGCCCATTATAGTACTTTCCTGCGCAATTACCATCGTAGTGCAGCAAATTAGAAAGAGGGTTAAATAATTGCTTATCGTTTTCATACTTCAAAACTTAAGGGTGTGCAAAAAAGAAGGGAATCTTAGCGGGTGAACAAATGAATGGCAGTATGCCAATTGTCCTGGTGACTCATGTCGGGCTTTTCAGGAGAAAAACAAGGCATGCACAAGCGAAACACGATATTAATAATTTGACAAATTACTAATAAAAAAACCAGTACTATTTAATAAATTTTAAAATCAGCAAATGGTTTTTTCTTATTAAGCCAATCAAAAAGCAAAATTACATATGGAAGCCTTATTCTTAGATGTGTATTTGCAAGATGCACTCAACTGTTATCCTCTGGTACACAGGACAGCTTTTATTGTAATACAGACAATTGTTTACTCTCTTACCTGAAGCTCATAAATAAGCAGGAAAACACCTTCCTCTCCGAGATAAATTTTATAGCTTTGCGAAAAATTAAACAGCTGATTAAAAACGTATTATTTATCTGCAAATGTCCCAGCCTTCAGCCTTATCTAAACAAAAGATCAGTTCTTCTTTAAGCAAAGAGGAGAGCTATATGGTAATGGGTATAGCAGCACTACTCTTATTCGCACTTTTTTTTCAGATAGGCTTACACCCCCTGAGGCATGAAGAGCCGCGTCGTGCTTTAGTAGCGCTGGAAATGCTGTTTAGAGGCAACTGGATTGTGCCTACAGAGGTAGGTGCCCTTTATTACAATAAGCCTCCAGTCTACAACTGGCTCATTATTTTATCTTACAAGATTTTTGGCAGCTATTCCGAATTGGCAGTACGTTTCTTCTCTGTGTTATCTTTTATTGGAATGGGGCTACTGGTATTTTTCAATGGTAAAAAGTACGTGAGCTTAAGGTTTGGGGCCTATGCGGCTCTTTTTTTTATGGTATCGGTAGATATTTTGTACTACTTCTCGCTTACCGGAGAAATTGATCTTTTTTACTCCCTGATCACACTGAGCAGTTTCTTTGTTATCTATCACTATCATAAGCAAAAACGCTACTGGCCACTTTTTCTATTCGTTTACCTTTTAGCTGCTGTGGGCACACTTACTAAAGGCCTGCCCTCCATCGCATTTGTAGGAATTAGCCTCCTGAGCTGGTTTGTTTTTCAAAGAGAATTTAAAAAGCTTTTTTTACCCGCGCACTTTGTCAGCTTCTTTCTGTTTGCCGGAATAGTAGCTGGTTACTTTTGGGTATATAGCTGGTACGAGGACCCTACACCTTTTCTTAATCGTTTAGTTTTTGAATCTAGCCAACGTACAGCTGTAGACGAGAACAATGGTTTTATAGATTTAGTAAGTCATCTTTTTAATTTTCCGCTTACTAATCTTCTGAACATTATGCCAGCCACGCTACTCTTACCTTTCGTGTTCAGAAAGGATGCAGTACGCAGGCTTAGAGAACAGCCGTTTATTACCTTTATCGCTCTTATCTTTGCAGCCAATATTCTACTATATTGGATATCTCCGGGAGCAAAAGCACGCTATGTCTATATGCTCTATCCTTTTCCGGTTATGTTTTTTGTGTACTATTATCTACTTCCCGGAGAGCATCTAAAGGAGAAAAAGACTAATATTTTGCATCGGCTAATAGTCGTACTTATAATATTGGTAGCTGCTGCCGGCATAGCTATTCCTTTTATTCCGCCACTAGCTACGCATACCGCCAGCCCTATTGTGGTAGCCGCTCTTACTACAGGTGGCGCATTGGCTATACTTTGGCTTCACCTCAAGGTAAAGGCAGTTCGTACACTAAGCCTCCTCTTACTGCTGGTTTGGGTGCGTATTATCTTCAATTTGACGGTAATACCTGTTAGGGCGGCTGATAGCTCAGAGGCTCAGGGGAAACGAGATGCTCAAAAAATCGTAAACCTGACAGATGGTAGCCCACTACATGTACTGGAAGGCTCTATGATTTCCAGAACTACCATCTTTTATATTGAAAGGCAGCGTGAGCAGGTGCTCAACTTTGAGGGGAAGATACTGCCTGATCATTATTATATGGCCTATGAAGAGGAGCTAAAACAGCAAAATAAGGCCTACGATATAATTTACCGTTTTAAGTACAAGGATGACAGTGTCTTCCTTATCAAATTTAAATAATATGAAGCTATCGCTGGTAATTACGCTATACAATGAAGAGGATAATGTACAACCCCTTCTGGAACGTATAGAGGAGGCACTAAGCGGCTATGAATACGAAGTCATTTTGGTAGACGATGGCTCTAGCGATCGTACGGTGTTTATGGTGAAAAAGTATGCCGGCGAACATGTGCGCCTGGTTATTTTCAATAGAAATCATGGCCAGACTACAGCTATGGCAGCGGGTATTCACTATGCTAAAGGTGAGTATATCGTAACCATGGATGGTGACTTACAGAACGACCCGCTAGATATACCCAGTATGCTGGAAAAGATAGAGACCGAAGGCTGGGGCTTAGTGGCCGGCCGACGCGAAAAGCGTAAAGATGGTTTTATCTTGAGGAAGCTGCCCAGCAGAATCGCTAACTCTATGATTCGTAAGCTTACCGGTGTATACATCAGCGATTATGGTTGCTCACTAAAAATTTTCCGTAGCGATATTGCACATAACCTGGGTTTGTATGGCGAACTTCATCGCTTTATTCCTGTCCTGGCAAAGCTTCAGGGAGCCAGTATTACCGAAATGGGCGTGCGGCACCATCCGCGTATTCATGGGCAATCTAAGTATGGGCTAGGGCGTACATTCAGGGTGATCAGCGACCTGATGTTAATGCTATTCTTCCAGAAGTATGTGCAAAAACCTATGCACCTCTTTGGTACTATGGGCATTATTTCTTTTGTAGTAGGAGGACTTATCAATTTCTATCTATTAATAGAGAAATTATTGGGTAATGATATCTGGGGGCGCCCCCTCTTGTTGTTAGGAGTAGTACTGGTTATAGGGGGTATACAGCTGATTACTTTTGGTTTTATGGCTGAGCTAATTATGCGTACTTATTTTGAATCTCAAAACAAAACACCTTATCGGGTCAAAGAAGTCTTTATTGGAAAATCAGCCAGCTCCGCAAAAACCAGCGTATAAGCGATACCTCAATCTGTTACTAAAGATTGGGCTCACATCTCTGGCCCTTTTTCTGGTATTCAGAAAGGTAGACTTACAGCAGGTGGGGACTATTCTCCGCACGGCAGACTATTTATGGCTTGTGCCTGCACTATTCCTTTTCCTACTTTCTAAATATTTTAATGCGCTCAGGCTACAGGAGTTTTTTCGCTATGTAGGTTTACACCTGGATACTACCTATAACCTAAAGCTTTATCTGGTAGGCATGTTTTACAATCTGTTTTTGCCGGGAGGAATTGGTGGAGATGGGTACAAAGTACTGTTGCTACGTAAAGCCAAAGGAGTAAAAACCCGTGATCTTATTACTGCCTCTTTACTAGACCGTATCAGTGGTGTAGTAGCACTGGGAGTACTGATGTTCTTCTCAGTATACTTCAGTAATATTTATGAGTATCTGGAAGCCTGGCGCTGGCTGATATGGGCAGGCATTCTTCTGGCTTATCCTCTTTATTATATTTTGCTCCGGTATTTTTTTAAAAGCTTTCTACCCATTTTCAATAGTAGTAACATCTATTCCATACTAGTGCAGACGATACAGTTGGGCAGTGTGATTATGATTTTGCTGGCACTACATGTAGATACACTATTTGCCGAATATAGTGCGCTATTTATGTTGTCTACCTTTGCTGCCATGCTTCCGTTAACTATAGGAGGAATTGGTGCTCGAGAGGCCGTGTTTGTTTACCTCCCCCCTCTTATTGGTTCCAGTATTTCTGAAGATACTTCGGTTACCTTGAGCTTACTGTTTTTTCTGATTACCGTAGTCTCTTCGCTGGGTGGTGCTTTTATTAAAGCAGAACAACCCCAGTTTGATAAAACTGAGGCTGAAATTTCTTAGCCAAATATTTGGCTTAAATCCAGTTGAGCTTTACATTTTCAATACGTTCTTCTTGCAAACGTTGCTTTAGTTCTTGTATAGGCTTTACATGTGCTGGAATTTTGTTTTCATGAGTTTCTACCAGCATGAGGTCTATTTTTTGATGAAGATTTTCATCAAAAATTTTGTTTAACAACTCAACTTCTGCCCCTTCTATATCCATTTTGAGCACAGAAATACGAGTATCAGACTGACGGATAAACTCAAGTAGATTGATGGTTGCTACCTCCACCGCATTTGACTCGCAAACATTAACTTTTTCTTTGATAATAGATGAACTGACTGTAAAATCTACATTTTTTCCTTCCTGACTCATATGGAGATAAAGGGTAACTGTACCTTCATTTATCCATACCGCCTTCTGAACACACTCTACCATAGGATATTGTAGAAACTTCTTTTCCAGTACCGAAAATGCTAAAGGATCGGGTTCAAAAGCAAAAATCTGAGCACCGGTTCTGGCAAATAAAGCAGAGATACTGCCTTGGTTGGCTCCACAGTCCAGGATAATAGTGTTACTCAGGTCCTGTTTAATTAAGGAGTAAAGTTTTACATAAGAGATGTAATAGGCTAGCTGGTTCAGTAGCTTCCTTTTCAGTTGTTGTATCATAATAGACAGGGTAGTTTTTCAGCGAGGCTGAATTTTAGTGATCAACTCTGAATATAATAATTATTCTGGAGAAGTACAGTTTAAGCTACTCAGAGACCGTTCAGGTATTGATTAATCATGTCAAGCTGAGCCGTAAGCCCTTTATATTTTAGACTCTCAGCAGACATAGAATGTAAAGCCCTAACTAATGCGGTTTGCTGTGCTTTAGAAAGCTCTGCTACCTTCTCAAAGTAGGTTCGTATGGTAAAAAACACTGCCTTACCTTCAAGCAACCCACTAAGTGTTTGCCTTTCTACTCTCACCCATAATTGCGGATGTTCAGGGTCAAATTGCCGCCCCTGCCAAAGTTCAGGTTTTACCCCTTCAGGAGAATGTGGGTGATGGTTTAAACGCCTGTCTGTAGCTAACCCCCAGGCGAATCGTACAAAAGTAGCCGCTCGTGTCAGACTATGAAGCATAGGCTGATAACGCTCTTTCATCCTGCTCATGTCCGCTACTGGTGCATGCACTGTAGAAAACGCTTTGCCTATCTTATCTTCTGCAGCCCAATGGTTAGGTGCGCAAAGGTGAATCAGAGACATAAAGTCACAGTCATCTTCTAATTGCCAAATGGCTACATCTTCCTGTATCTGACTGACCAGAGCGTCCAGCAGATTGATGTAACCTGAACTTACCATTGTGTGGTTATGCCTGTTAAAAACAATAATTTCTCCGCTAAGAATATTCTTGAGATGAGCCTCATGCTGATGGTTGTCTAAAACAAAGCAACGAGGATGATCTTGAAGTAAATGCCTAAGTATGAATTCCGCTGCCAGGAAGCCAGCTTCGGGGGAAAGTTTATGTTCCTGATAATATTTGTGGATGCTCTCTTCTCTGCAAGCCAGCTTATTGTGGTGGTAGTGGTACCAATTCTGATCTAGCTGAAAAAGCTGCCGATCAAGAGTTCCATTGCCAAAATCCGTTTCCAGTTTATGAAGACCGGGAGCAGTACTGTAGCTACCCGAAGCAAAAGGATAGTAATGGGCAGCAGGCATAAGATTTGGGCAAGACAACTCCATCTACTAATGGTAAAGAACTTAATCAATAAAGCAAATAGCAATAAAAAAAAGAAGGGCTGAGTTAATTGCTTGCACAACTAAAACAGCCCAGAAGAATTATTAATTAGCTATATGTAAACTATGCAAGTTTTACATTCACTGCATTAAGTCCTTTTCTTCCTTCTTCAAGTTCGTAAGTAACTTCGTCATTTTCTCTGATTTCGTCTACTAAACCAGATACATGTACAAAGTACTCCTTGCCTGTTTCATCGTCTTTTACGAATCCATAACCTTTAGACTCATTAAAAAACTTTACTGTTCCGTGATTCATGATATAAATTGATTTGTGATAATTGGTACTAATTAATTTTGGAGTACTCAAAAGGTTGAACAAATGAGTAATTCATTAGTTCGTTTTTTTTTCATTTTTTATGGCTGAAACTACATACATCAGCGCTCCTCCGGCAGCATGATATACTTCGTCTTCAAGAGCCTCCAGTATTTGATCTAACTTATTTACGTATTTTTTGTGATAATTCTCATAAAACTCCAGGTAATCCTTTCCCATTATAGAAAAATAGCTTTTGGTATCTACTCCTGATGGGGTAGAATGACTAGACTGTGCCCACTGTTGTAGCGTAGCTTGCTGTTCTCCTTTATCGTAGGGTGGATACATTGCTATTGCTTTATCAGATATTCTTACTTCAATATCTTTGAGTCCTGCCTGCGCCAATAAGCCAGGCAAAAGGTCTCCTAAAGAGTTATCTCCATGACCGTACTTCTTCTTTCCTTTCTCGTAAATCAGCGCGTACTTCACATGCTCCATGGTCTCTTCTATGCTGGCATCAGCAGAAAGAGAGCTACGTATAAGGTGTTGCACCTGATTGTTGGGTTCTGCACACAATAGAGTGCCACCCGGCTTAAGTACTCTTTGCATTTCTGCAATCACCATCTCAGGCTCCCTTACATGTATCAGTACTGTCTGGCAGCTAACCAGGTCAAAACTATTATCGCCATAGGGCAAACGATCAGCTGAAGCACAGTCAAACTGAAAACTCCCTCCTCTTTCCGAGAAATAACGCTCATGATCCTGAGCATATTCCGCCCAGTTTGGGTCGTTGTCTACAGCAAAGACTTTAGCGCCATCTGCAAGAAAAGGACAAAGCAACTTACTCCAATGGCAAAGACCACAGCCTACATCTAACATATCATTACACTGCTGTAGTGATAGTCGTGAGGCAAGTGTTTCCAAAAAGCTTTGGTTCCACCAATGATCCCGATAATTGTTGAAGTACTGAGCGGAATGCCCTGCTTTAATTTTCTTTTGCATACAGGCTGCTAACTACGAAACTTTCTTTTTGGAGCGGACGAACTATTATTTCTTTTTCTAAAATTAAACTTCTTTTTCTGTTCTCTGCCTGCTGTGCTTTGTTGCTGTTGCTGCTGCTCAGAGGGATTAATAGTACCCAATGGATAAGGGTGATCTTCTACCACCGCTATCCTCTGGTCGATAAGTTTATGTATACTTCTAAGATATGCTTTCTCCTCCTGATCGCAAAAAGAGTAGGCTACTCCTTCTGCACCAGCTCTACCAGTTCTCCCAATTCGGTGCACATAGGTCTCAGGAACATTAGGCAGCTCATAATTGATTACATGAGAGAGCTCATCCACATCAATACCCCTGGCAGCAATATCAGTCGCTACTAATACTCGCGTACGGCGATTTTTAAAATTTTTCAGTGCATTTTGTCTGGCATTTTGCGACTTATTGCCATGAATAGCTTCAGCCGTAATACCTTTCTTCATCAGGTCTTTGGTTACCTTATTAGCTCCATGTTTGGTGCGGGTAAATACCAGGGCACTGGCAATGCTATCGTCCTGCAGCAATATATGGTTAAGCAACGCTTTTTTATGCCCCTTGTCTACATAGTATACCGACTGCTGAATTGTTTCGGCAGTGGAAGATACCGGGGTAACTTCTACCTTTACCGGACTATCAAGTATGGTATCGGCTAGTTCCACTATATCTGGGGGCATGGTTGCCGAGAAGAAAAGGGTTTGCCTGTTTTTAGGCAGGCGAGCAATTACTCTTTTTACATCGTGTACAAAACCCATATCCAGCATACGGTCGGCTTCGTCTAATACGAAGAGTTCCAGGCTACGAAGATCTATAAAGCCTTGCTGCATCAGATCCAGAAGGCGGCCAGGAGTAGCAATCAGGGTATCAGGACCTTTTCTGAGAGCGTCTTGCTGAGCCTTCTGCGATACTCCTCCAAAGATAACGGTATGTCTTAAAGGCAGATGACGTCCATAAGCACTAAAGCTTTCTCCAATCTGGATCGCTAATTCCCTTGTTGGGGTTAAAATTAGTGAGCGGATAGGGTTTTTATGCTTTCCTCTTGGCTGTTTGTCTAAAAGTTGCAGTATAGGAATTGCGAAAGCCGCAGTTTTCCCGGTACCGGTTTGTGCACAGCCTAAAAGATCTTTTCCTTGTAATATAGCGGGTATGGATTGTGCCTGAATAGGCGTGGGTTTATCATAACCCTCCTGATCTAAGGCCTTTAAGATAGGCGCGATCAGGTTCAATTCTTTAAATGTCATTCGTAAGTATTATAGTAAGGCTGGCCTAAATACAAGAGGGTCAGTGAGACGGGATCTTATTCTCTAAAACAGCGCATTAATATTTTTACAGCTTTTGTTGCTGATGTTGTTATATACACAATTAAATCTCCAAGGTGGTTCCCTTGATCAAAAAAATCTATTCTTTTCTTAATGCAAAGGAAGGTATAAAAAATGCTTCTACAAAATAAAGCGGAAAAAGTATCTCAAACAAAATTTAATTTACTAAATCATTAGAATCCTTTCTGCCTGTAAATTAAGTAGTTAGATGCTATTTTAGCGTTCCTGCTTTTAAGCAGAAGTTTTTATTTTTGGCAAAAAAAAGCCTTCCTACTAAGTAGGAAGGCTCATTATCAGGACTAAAAATTTCCTGTTAGTCGTTCAGAGAGTTGATCCATGAAGCAATTTTCAGGGCTTCATCTCTAGGTACCTGAGGCATAGGAGGCATCTCAGTAGAGTAATCGCTCCAGTTTTCAGGCTTAGGATTGTAGATCAGGTCTACAATCTCTTCATCAGAATAATTACGCTTGGCAATTTCTTTAAAAGCAGGTCCTACCTGACGACTGTCTCTGTTATGGCAAGCAGTACAGGTATTGCTGGTTAATAAAGGCTCAATCTCGGCAAAAGTAGGAGCTGCTGCTTTTTGAGCCGCGGCCTTTTGTCCGGGACCATCTGGAGAAACCAGATTCTTAGGCGCTTCTTTTCTAGGCTTAGGCTTAGAAGTTTGCGCCGCAGAATTACGTGTACTTAGCTCACTCATCTGGAGTTTTTCTCCTTCAGGAATGTTATTAAGCGTATAATATGCTGTAGGGTGTACCAGAGAGTAGAAATTGTCTTTTTCTCTTACCCCTGCCAGGCGAATTGTGTGTACATAATGACGCTTAAGTCCATCCACTACTATACGGACTTTCATTCCGTCTTTAGAAACTTTTACTCCTTTTACAATAGCTTCGTTATTATCTACAGGCGGGCTACCGTATACCGGATGATACTTGTAGATATAGCTGTATACATCGTACGATGCAATATCTTCAGCAGACTTGCGGTCTACCGGGCGAGTAAACTCTACTTCAAACCCATCAGGCATAGCCTTTACGGTTTTCATTTCAAAAGGTACCTGTGTATTCCATACCAATCTCTGTAGTCCTTCATTCGCTGTACCAGCAGATCCCCATCCACGGTTGGTTTCACCCACAAACAAAGACTTATCATTTCCCCATGCCATACGTAGCACACCAGACTGGAAACCGCTTCTGAAATCAAAAGCTACTCCCTGGTATTCGCCATTAACTTCCTCCAGCACCACACGCATAATTTTACTCTGTCCCTGGTCTCCTACTAACAGTTGACCTTCAAAAGGACCAAAGTGATCGTCAGGTATTGGAAGAATCTCCGAGTTAGAGATACCCAAAATACCATGAGGCAACCATACTGCTGGTAACTTCAGTTCAGGAAAATCATCCTTTAGTTCGTATAGAGCTGTGTAATCTTCGTTTTGTACGTTTTCTGGCTTAATATATCTGCCATTCTCATTTTTCACCTTGCGAGGATCTACTTTCGCATACAAATCCTCTGCTTTCAGGTCAAGAGGTGTATTAGGCATATCTGTCCAGCGAAGTCCGGCGGGGTGACCTACAAAGTCTCCTTTTTCTACATGCCATACACCACCAGAACCCATCCAGTCACCTTGGTTATCGGTATAGAAAAGCTCACCATCAATAAGGCCAAGACCAGCAGGTGAACGCATACCAGTAGCAAAAGGCTCCATATTTCCTTCAGGGTCAATTTTCATAACCCAACCTCTCCATGGCACTCTACTTTCACCTCTCCACCATTCCTCTGAGCCAAATGCAACATTGGCGGAAACGAAGAATGATCCGTCTGAAGTAATTTTAGGACCAAAGCTGTACTCATGGTAGTGGGCAGACAAAGGCCAGGAGTATACAGTTTCGTATACATCTGCTTTACCATCTTTGTTGGTATCTTCCAGGCGAGTAAGCTCGCCACGCTGAGCACAGTAGAAAGAGCCATCTTTGTAGCTCAGACCTAGTATTTCATGCAAACCTGAAGCAAACAGACGGAAAAAAGGCTGACTGCTGGTTGGATTTTCAATGATATACACATCACCTCTTCGAGTAGATATTCCCAGGTCACCATTAGGCAGCACTGTTAAACCGCCTACTTCTAATAACACACCTTCTGGCACCGGCACATTCATGATGCTGAAGTAATCTTCTTCTTTAGGAGATTCCTGCGCTTGGGAAGCATAAGGAATAGCAAGCAGGCCCAGAAGAACCAAAGACATGCAAGCCTGAAATAACTTTATATGCTTAGATATCATGTTAGTATTTAATTTTTTTCTCAAAGCTTCAATTAAGCTCAATACAGATTTAGAAAATGATAGAGTAGCTTAACTTATTCTGAATAGGCATGATAAGCTGCTGCTTGCCATTAGCCTCACGAACTACAGGCTCTGCTTCACCTGCACTCTCAACTTTGAGGTAATAAGCCTTATCATCTACCGCGTACATACCATTTTCCATAGCTTCTATATTGTTACCTTCTGCCAGGCGTACAAAGAGGTTATTGGCCGAACCTTCCAGGCTAAGTTCACGACGCAGACCTTTGCCTCCCTCAGCTACGCGAATCTCGTCATTTACCATCACGCCGTTTAATAGGTAACGGAAAGTTGGCTGGTTTTCCTGATCCATTGTATAGCCTTTTGGACGAAGCTGAGTAGTGTCGTTTTTCCAGCTCTCACTAGAAGAAGCAAGATTGGCTAAAGTAACCACCGGGCTACTCAGGTGCTGCACGGCTCCCATAGGACGGCTGGTTCCGTTACCCCTGTTGTACCACATTGGGGTAGCATCTAAAAATTTGCCTCTCCAAGCCTGCACAATAGTACCATGATTTAAATCGTAGGTGTAATGAATCTGCTCAGGGCTTCCTACGGAAATAGCATGAGTTACAACTTCATTGTTGGGCAATCTCATAAAGCTTCTAAGTGTGGTATTCACCGGAGCTTCTTTGAGGATGGGGTTGGTAGAATTGCTCTTCTTAAAATCTTCTTCGTCACTAATGATGGTCTGACGTAAAGAAGGAGAAGATACTGTTAATCCTAAAGCAGGATTTACCCAGCTTACATGCTTGTAGTAAAGCAGCTCAAAAGGCACACTACCTTCGCTCAGTTTTACAGTAGCCTCGCCATCGTTATTTACTTTGCTGATGATTTCTTTCCCATCTACTTTAAAAGTACCAACTCCTCCGGGTACAGTCAGATTGAAGGTATACTCATTAGCTTTCTTCACTTCCATTTTACCAATGTAGCGAATCAGTAACTGATTGGCTTTAGAAGGCAGGTTAGAAGTTAGGATAGCTGAAGTACCTGAAA
This window of the Porifericola rhodea genome carries:
- a CDS encoding class I SAM-dependent methyltransferase, translated to MQKKIKAGHSAQYFNNYRDHWWNQSFLETLASRLSLQQCNDMLDVGCGLCHWSKLLCPFLADGAKVFAVDNDPNWAEYAQDHERYFSERGGSFQFDCASADRLPYGDNSFDLVSCQTVLIHVREPEMVIAEMQRVLKPGGTLLCAEPNNQVQHLIRSSLSADASIEETMEHVKYALIYEKGKKKYGHGDNSLGDLLPGLLAQAGLKDIEVRISDKAIAMYPPYDKGEQQATLQQWAQSSHSTPSGVDTKSYFSIMGKDYLEFYENYHKKYVNKLDQILEALEDEVYHAAGGALMYVVSAIKNEKKTN
- a CDS encoding DEAD/DEAH box helicase, whose translation is MTFKELNLIAPILKALDQEGYDKPTPIQAQSIPAILQGKDLLGCAQTGTGKTAAFAIPILQLLDKQPRGKHKNPIRSLILTPTRELAIQIGESFSAYGRHLPLRHTVIFGGVSQKAQQDALRKGPDTLIATPGRLLDLMQQGFIDLRSLELFVLDEADRMLDMGFVHDVKRVIARLPKNRQTLFFSATMPPDIVELADTILDSPVKVEVTPVSSTAETIQQSVYYVDKGHKKALLNHILLQDDSIASALVFTRTKHGANKVTKDLMKKGITAEAIHGNKSQNARQNALKNFKNRRTRVLVATDIAARGIDVDELSHVINYELPNVPETYVHRIGRTGRAGAEGVAYSFCDQEEKAYLRSIHKLIDQRIAVVEDHPYPLGTINPSEQQQQQQSTAGREQKKKFNFRKRNNSSSAPKRKFRS
- a CDS encoding 3-keto-disaccharide hydrolase produces the protein MQTQQFDYFRRCLQRIASGVMTVMLITHIAFGQTEELELNDLSAFKDPAKTWSVAGSVSANLEEKNSLETTKGTGVLVNQPTKRRHGKDLYTNFEHGDIDLEFDYMMAQGSNSGLYLQGMYEIQLLDSWGKKYPSSGDNGGIYERWDDSKPEGQKGYQGFPPRQNVSKAPGLWQHMKISFQAPRFDAQGNKTENAKILSIKLNGVTIHENVELQGPTRGAMAAKEVAKGPIRIQGDHGAVAFKNIKYTLIDENYPTLSDLKYSIYEGEFEEEPDYNSLKADVSGTSAILTSNLPSKANQLLIRYIGKMEVKKANEYTFNLTVPGGVGTFKVDGKEIISKVNNDGEATVKLSEGSVPFELLYYKHVSWVNPALGLTVSSPSLRQTIISDEEDFKKSNSTNPILKEAPVNTTLRSFMRLPNNEVVTHAISVGSPEQIHYTYDLNHGTIVQAWRGKFLDATPMWYNRGNGTSRPMGAVQHLSSPVVTLANLASSSESWKNDTTQLRPKGYTMDQENQPTFRYLLNGVMVNDEIRVAEGGKGLRRELSLEGSANNLFVRLAEGNNIEAMENGMYAVDDKAYYLKVESAGEAEPVVREANGKQQLIMPIQNKLSYSIIF